A single Xiphias gladius isolate SHS-SW01 ecotype Sanya breed wild chromosome 18, ASM1685928v1, whole genome shotgun sequence DNA region contains:
- the tspan31 gene encoding tetraspanin-31 isoform X1 has product MVCGGFTCSKNALCSLNVVYMLVGLLLIGVAAWGKGFGLVSSIHIIGGVIAVGFFLLLIAIVGLIGAIHHHQVMLFFYMVILFIVFLFQFGVSCSCLAMNRGQQEALLNSAWGILENKTKTDLESQLNCCGLLNVTSSRTHFEQDFQNCPALCKKDNICFTCGDKMLNHATEALKILGGVGLFFSFTEILGVWLAVRYRNQKDPRANPSAFL; this is encoded by the exons ATGGTCTGTGGGGGTTTCACCTGTTCCAAAAATGCGCTCTGCTCCCTGAATGTGGTTTACATG CTGGTCGGGCTGCTGCTGATCGGAGTAGCAGCATGGGGGAAGGGCTTCGGCTTGGTGTCGAGCATCCACATCATCGGAGGGGTCATAGCAGTGGGCTTCTTCCTGCTCCTCATCGCCATTGTAGGACTCATCGGGGCAATACACCACCACCAAGTGATGCTCTTCTTT TACATGGTGATTCTATTCATCGTTTTCCTGTTCCAATTTGGAGTTTCCTGTTCCTGCTTGGCGATGAACCGCGGGCAGCAA GAGGCACTTCTGAACTCTGCCTGGGGAATATTGGAAAACAAGACCAAGACAGACCTGGAGAGCCAGCTGAACTGCTGTGGGCTGCTCAATGTGACCAGCAGCCGGACACATTTTGAACAGGATTTCCAAAACTGCCCAGCG TTATGCAAAAAGGACAATATCTGTTTCACCTGTGGGGATAAGATGCTGAATCACGCAACAGAGGCTCTTAAGATCCTCGGGGGCGTCGGACTCTTCTTCAGCTTCACAGAG ATCCTCGGAGTGTGGCTCGCTGTGCGCTACAGAAACCAGAAGGATCCACGAGCAAACCCAAGTGCTTTCCTATAG
- the tspan31 gene encoding tetraspanin-31 isoform X2 — protein MVCGGFTCSKNALCSLNVVYMLVGLLLIGVAAWGKGFGLVSSIHIIGGVIAVGFFLLLIAIVGLIGAIHHHQVMLFFYMVILFIVFLFQFGVSCSCLAMNRGQQEALLNSAWGILENKTKTDLESQLNCCGLLNVTSSRTHFEQDFQNCPALCKKDNICFTCGDKMLNHATEALKILGGVGLFFSFTEVGFI, from the exons ATGGTCTGTGGGGGTTTCACCTGTTCCAAAAATGCGCTCTGCTCCCTGAATGTGGTTTACATG CTGGTCGGGCTGCTGCTGATCGGAGTAGCAGCATGGGGGAAGGGCTTCGGCTTGGTGTCGAGCATCCACATCATCGGAGGGGTCATAGCAGTGGGCTTCTTCCTGCTCCTCATCGCCATTGTAGGACTCATCGGGGCAATACACCACCACCAAGTGATGCTCTTCTTT TACATGGTGATTCTATTCATCGTTTTCCTGTTCCAATTTGGAGTTTCCTGTTCCTGCTTGGCGATGAACCGCGGGCAGCAA GAGGCACTTCTGAACTCTGCCTGGGGAATATTGGAAAACAAGACCAAGACAGACCTGGAGAGCCAGCTGAACTGCTGTGGGCTGCTCAATGTGACCAGCAGCCGGACACATTTTGAACAGGATTTCCAAAACTGCCCAGCG TTATGCAAAAAGGACAATATCTGTTTCACCTGTGGGGATAAGATGCTGAATCACGCAACAGAGGCTCTTAAGATCCTCGGGGGCGTCGGACTCTTCTTCAGCTTCACAGAG gtGGGGTTCATCTAA